CCTTGGGATATTTAGGACTAGAAGCAATCGCTGTTGTCTTGCTTTCTGGGAGCCAGCAGGGAATTGCGCTCTGTCAATCGCTGTTGCGGGTGCTGTTGGGGCAGAAGGTGAATGTGCTAATTTTGCAGAAAGCCCTGACCCTGGAACTGTTTCACTTCGAGGATTCTGAGTTTTACGACAAGATGACTCGTGCCCGACGTGAAGCCTCGGTGCGTCCATTGAGTTTGGTAGGGCGAACGTTTGGATTTGTGCGAGACACAATCTCGCTGATTACCTTCGGCGGTTTGCTGCTTCAGTTTTCCTTCTGGTCGGTGCTCTTGCTGATGCTGGCAGCAGTCCCGGCATTTGTCGCAGAAACTCGCTTTGCTGGGGCAGCATTCCGGTTATTTCGCTGGCGGGCACCAGAAACCAGAGAGCAGACTTACCTGGAAACGCTGATTGCTCGCGAAGATTTTGCGATGGAAGTGAAGCTATTTCAGCTTGGCGAGATGCTGCTGAGACGCTATCACAGCTTGTTCGATCGCCTCTACCGTGAAGACCGCGATCTCACCATTCGGCGGAGTCTCTGGGGTTATGGGTTGAGCCTGATTAGCACGATCGCCTTTTATGCCACCTACGTTTGGATTGTGCTGGAGGCGATTGCCGGACGCATTTCGTTAGGCGATCTAACAATGTATCTGGTGGTCTTTCGACAAGGACAATCAACATTCTCATCCATCTTGACGGCGATCGGTGGCGCTTACGAGGACTGTCTGTACCTCTCGAATCTGTACGAGTTTCTAGAAGAAGACGTACCGCCTCCAACTGGACAAGTCACAAAAGGAACGCTTCCTGGTGATGGAATTCGCTTTGAAAATGTCTCGTTTCGCTATGCGGGCAGCAGCCATTGGGCAGTCCAAAACGTTTCGTTTCATCTGCGACCGGGCGAAAAACTGGCGATCGTCGGGCAGAATGGCTCTGGTAAGACCACGCTAATTAAGTTGCTGACGCGGCTCTACACACCTGATGCAGGGCGGATTCTGCTAGATGGTGTAGATTTGCGCGATTGGGATATTAATCAGTTGCAACGACGGATTGGTGTTATCTTCCAGAACTTTGTTCGCTATCAGTTTACGGTGGGTGAGAATGTCGGCGTGGGCGATGTAGATCATCTGGAAAGTACAGCCCAGTGGGAAACTGCGACTGAAAAAGGGACAGCCCGATCGTTTATTGAAACCCTACCAGAAGGCTTTTACACTCGCTTGGGGCGCTGGTTTAAGGGAGGGCAGGAATTATCTGGCGGGCAGTGGCAAAAAATTGCGCTTTCGCGTGCCTTTATGCGATCGAGTGCCGACTTACTCGTGCTGGATGAGCCAACTTCTGCGATGGATGCCGAGGCTGAAGCCGAAATTTTCGATCGATTTCGTGCCATGACTCAAAACCAGATGGCAATTTTGATCTCACACCGATTTTCAACGGTTCGCATGGCAGACCAGATTCTTGTCCTGACGAATGGTGAAATTCAAGAGCGAGGCACACATGAAGAACTGATGCAGCTCAACGGACGTTATGCTCACTTGTTTTCACTTCAGGCAGCAGGCTATCGCTAACGAAATCGATCGGGCAAGTCTCCAAATAAGAACTAATCAACAACTTTAATCAAGCCCATTTGCAGTCGATCGACGAGATGACGAATTTGATCCACTTCATCACTTGAAAGAAGGGTATCTGATACAGTTGCTTGCAGCAGCCACTTTCGCTCAAAAGATGTAATTTTGCCAGAGGACAAAATTTGTTGAATCACCAACTCAGGTGTTAGTGGAGGAGAAACTGTTGAGGTCGATTGAGGAGTCATAACATTGTCTCAGGTGAGGGGCAAAGTCTGAGTATTTCAAAAAGTAATCTAACCTTCAGGTTCTCTGAAAAAGCAATATCTGGCATCACTCAGTCAGGTGATTCTACTCAGCAAAAAGAGAGAGAATCTGAGTCTAAAGTGAGCAGATCGATCGCTGCTAAAGTAATTGGTTTAAGTCGGTTTGTTACCTGAAAGCATTGTGGAGAAACCAATAAAAGCAATCTAACCGATAGCAATAGTATGAAATTTAATGTATGGTATGACCAATTTATGAAATACTACAACCCCTGGCAGATATGAGATAAACCCAAAGAAGTAAGTATCTTGCTAATGCTTGCCCTGTAATTTATCACAAATAATCTGACGGCTAAATTTTCCAAGTCTATATTGATATCACTTGTTACAAAACAGCTCAAACGATTAAGCAAAATTGCTTATTTATTTACTAATTCATCTTTTTATCTTAAGCATGATTGTCCGATAGAAATTTCTGTAGCAAAATTTGTTCCATTGACTTTTTTCTGTCGAACTCGTTTGAGGAATGAGAGCAGCAAAACAAGCTGAATAATGACTCAATCCTGACTCTCTACTGAAAATTTAGCAGCCGTGAATGAGTAACATTTTAGACTTACCTTCCTTCCGTAACTTCTCTCTGTTTCAGCAGGCAATGACGCACCGTTCTTATGTCAATGAGCATCCTGCAACAGGCGAACACAATGAGCGAC
The Trichocoleus sp. DNA segment above includes these coding regions:
- a CDS encoding ABC transporter ATP-binding protein, with the translated sequence MKISSFSWASLRRSLSIFQYCRRAIELVWTTDRRLTVALAVLTLIAGLLPGATAYLGKLIVDGVVRAAQSGLASDRTTALGYLGLEAIAVVLLSGSQQGIALCQSLLRVLLGQKVNVLILQKALTLELFHFEDSEFYDKMTRARREASVRPLSLVGRTFGFVRDTISLITFGGLLLQFSFWSVLLLMLAAVPAFVAETRFAGAAFRLFRWRAPETREQTYLETLIAREDFAMEVKLFQLGEMLLRRYHSLFDRLYREDRDLTIRRSLWGYGLSLISTIAFYATYVWIVLEAIAGRISLGDLTMYLVVFRQGQSTFSSILTAIGGAYEDCLYLSNLYEFLEEDVPPPTGQVTKGTLPGDGIRFENVSFRYAGSSHWAVQNVSFHLRPGEKLAIVGQNGSGKTTLIKLLTRLYTPDAGRILLDGVDLRDWDINQLQRRIGVIFQNFVRYQFTVGENVGVGDVDHLESTAQWETATEKGTARSFIETLPEGFYTRLGRWFKGGQELSGGQWQKIALSRAFMRSSADLLVLDEPTSAMDAEAEAEIFDRFRAMTQNQMAILISHRFSTVRMADQILVLTNGEIQERGTHEELMQLNGRYAHLFSLQAAGYR